From Salminus brasiliensis chromosome 21, fSalBra1.hap2, whole genome shotgun sequence, a single genomic window includes:
- the LOC140543197 gene encoding uncharacterized protein yields the protein MPQFTFACFCGLHGLCRRKKKKKKEEKEQRQVEYETEV from the coding sequence ATGCCTCAGTTCACCTTCGCCTGCTTCTGCGGCCTCCATGGCCTCTGCCGccggaaaaagaagaaaaagaaggaggagaaggagcagCGGCAAGTTGAGTATGAGACAGAGGTTTGA